In Trichoderma breve strain T069 chromosome 4, whole genome shotgun sequence, the following proteins share a genomic window:
- a CDS encoding isocitrate lyase family domain-containing protein: MMRIASRAPQRACSLASSSASAALRRSIPRSVAIRAIATTARMAAPTQTIAHAAPADAYQLLPESQKAGQAEDALYEAQVKEIEQWWASPRYAGIRRPYSAADVASKRGTQLVKYPSSVMATKLFNLIREREAKGEPIHTMGAIDPVQMTQQAPHQEVLYISGWACSSVLTSTNEVSPDFGDYPYNTVPNQVQRLAKAQSMHDRKQWDTRRKLTAEERAKTPYTDYLRPIIADGDTGHGGLSAVLKLAKLFAENGAAAVHFEDQLHGGKKCGHLAGKVLVPTGEHINRLNAARFQWDVMGSENLVIARTDSESGRLISSAIDVRDHEFILGIADPTIEPLAETLQAMEAKGATGAEIDVYEAKWVKNSRLVTFDEAAVEHMQKEGVDQAKIDAYLSAVAEDRDMGISRRRHLASEYTKTPVYFNWDVPRTREGYYHFRAGMEAATKRALAFAPYADLLWVETGDPNVEVAAKLGRTVRAANPGKSLVYNLSPSFNWMAHGFTDEKLKSFIWDIAKEGFTLQLISLAGLHSTATITNELAKKFKTDGMKAYVEIVQRREKELGCDVLTHQKWSGASYIDGILGAIQSGSSSSKSMGEGNTEGQFD; encoded by the exons ATGATGCGAATAGCTTCACGAGCTCCCCAGCGGGCGTGCTCTctggcctcctcctctgcgTCCGCCGCTCTTCGTCGATCCATCCCGCGCTCTGTTGCCATCCGCGCCATTGCAACAACCGCTCGCATGGCTGCTCCCACTCAGACCATCGCTCACGCAGCGCCAGCCGACGCCTACCAGCTGCTGCCCGAGTCGCAAAAGGCCGGCCAGGCTGAGGATGCTCTCTATGAGGCCCaggtcaaggagattgagcagTGGTGGGCATCGCCTCGTTATGCCGGCATTCGACGCCCGTACAGCGCCGCAGATGTCGCTTCCAAGCGCGGCACCCAGCTGGTCAAGTACCCCAGCTCCGTCATGGCCACCAAGCTGTTTAACCTGATCCGCGAGCGCGAGGCCAAGGGCGAGCCTATTCACACAA TGGGCGCCATCGATCCTGTCCAAATGACCCAGCAGGCCCCTCACCAGGAAGTCCTCTACATCTCCGGCTGGGCTTGCTCCTCCGTCCTGACCAGCACCAACGAAGTGTCTCCCGACTTTGGCGACTATCCCTACAACACCGTCCCCAACCAGGTCCAGCGCCTCGCCAAGGCCCAGTCCATGCACGACCGCAAGCAGTGGGACACGCGCCGCAAGTTGACCGCCGAGGAGCGGGCCAAGACTCCCTATACCGACTACCTCCGCcccatcatcgccgacgGTGACACTGGCCACGGAGGTCTCTCTGCCGTGCTCAAGTTGGCCAAGCTGTTTGCCGAGAACGGTGCGGCTGCGGTACACTTCGAGGACCAGCTTCACGGCGGCAAGAAGTGCGGCCACTTGGCAGGCAAGGTCCTCGTGCCCACGGGCGAGCACATCAACCGTCTCAACGCTGCTCGCTTCCAGTGGGACGTCATGGGCTCTGAGAACTTGGTCATTGCCCGTACCGACTCGGAGTCTGGTCGTCTCATCTCGTCAGCCATCGACGTCCGTGATCACGAGTTCATCCTCGGAATTGCTGACCCCACCATCGAGCCCCTGGCCGAAACGCTGCAGGCGATGGAAGCCAAGGGGGCCACAGGCGCCGAGATTGATGTCTATGAGGCCAAGTGGGTGAAGAACAGCAGGCTGGTGACTTTTGACGAGGCTGCGGTTGAACACATGCAAAAAGAGGGCGTCGACCAGGCCAAGATTGACGCGTATCTTTCTGCCGTTGCTGAGGACCGCGACATGGGCAtctctcgccgccgccacctcGCTTCCGAGTACACCAAGACGCCCGTCTACTTCAACTGGGACGTCCCTCGCACTCGTGAAGGCTACTACCACTTCCGCGCCGGCATGGAGGCTGCTACTAAGCGTGCCCTGGCCTTTGCTCCCTATGCTGATCTCCTCTGGGTTGAGACTGGCGACCCCAATGTCGAAGTTGCCGCCAAGCTGGGCCGCACCGTGCGTGCTGCCAACCCCGGCAAGTCCCTCGTCTATAACCTCTCTCCCTCGTTCAACTGGATGGCCCATGGCTTCACCGACGAGAAGCTCAAATCGTTCATCTGGGACATTGCCAAGGAGGGCTTTACCCTGCAGCTCATCTCGCTGGCTGGTCTCCACTCAACGGCCACCATTACCaacgagctggccaagaagtttAAGACGGACGGCATGAAGGCGTACGTGGAGATTGTgcagaggcgagagaagGAGCTGGGCTGCGATGTGTTGACGCACCAGAAGTGGAGTGGAGCGAGCTACATTGATGGCATCTTGGGTGCTATTCAGagcggcagctccagcagcaagagcATGGGCGAGGGCAACACAGAAGGTCAGTTTGACtaa